In Megalobrama amblycephala isolate DHTTF-2021 linkage group LG21, ASM1881202v1, whole genome shotgun sequence, the genomic stretch AGGGTTGGTTTGTTTGCTTGCTGGCAGAATAGCTTTGGAtgattttgtcattattattggTATTCATGGTATTTTGGCACATATTTGCCTTCAAAGTTCTGCTGAGAAATAgtaaatgtgaccacaccttaaGGTTTTAGGTTCTgaaacacaaaaagtattctcgtagcTTCagaacattaaggttgaatcaatgtagtaattacgttgctttctctTGCAGATCAGAAACCTCATGTTTAatcaaatatcttaatttgtgttctgaagatgaacgaaggtcttacaggtttgtaattaatgacagaaatttcagttttgggtgaactaaccctttatcattaaaggaatagttcctTCTaacatgaaaattctctcatttacACATCCTCATCTGCATACATTTCATTCTTCTATGGGAATGAAAGTGTATTGGCTTTGGGACAACAAAGCCCCCATAGCTTGAAACCCCTatggagtgttttttttttttttttatcaaccaAAACCATTGTGATCTTTcttaaataaaagtttgtgaatgttgaaattgtttttgttaacaGGAGCAATCAAACCAGGGTGACATGGACTCATCTGATGAGGGCATTGTTTTTATTCCTTCGGCGGAGCAGTCTACAAATGATGACGACTATGATTCAGAAAAGCCAAAGACTATTCGAAAGACTATAAAGGACACAATGTTTCAATCAGCCAATGAGGTTAAGGTAAAGCAAAAAAGTCCAAGAAAAATGACAATTAAAACTAGTCAGCGAAATCCTGAACGCAAACGTATTTGAAACATTGTTAGAAGAATTCTTCTTGAACAGGTTCCCCTACATGTCTTCGAGTGTTTCCATAGGTCTTTTTTCATGAAGAAGGCCAGACAATCTGGGCAGGGAAGGAAATCTGAAATTATTGCATCTTCAGTTGGTTGTCGCCATGTAACTCTTATATTATGGTAATAATTACCTTGGTTCTGAACCTGTTCAAGAAGAATTCTTCTTTCCTTTGGGAAAACTCAAGGCTTTAGCAACGTGTGTCTCATTCGAAGTCTCTCCAGATGTCTAGAGATCTTGCCTTGTGGCTTTTCACAGTAGACACAGTACTGCTTTTTGTTCCAAATACGTTTGCCTTCAGGATTTCACTGACTAGTTTTAATTGTCATTTTTCTTGGACTTTTTGAGATTCGAGGGAAGAGAGGCAAGAAAGTACCCGTCCATGGATCCATGGAAATGCTGAATGGAAGCAGGAGCAAAGTGGGCATCGACAAAGACAATCCTTATGTTTTTGCAAGGGTGAGGGCTTTTACACACATCCGCGGATCAGACTGTTTGAGGGAAATTTTCAAAAACCTGTGGCGCAAAAGACCCAAGGAGTCTTACATCAACcaaattaagaaaacaaatAGCAACTCTCAGTCAgatcatgaatttaaaaaacaatgaaCTTAACAAATTGGCCAAATTTTTAGGACATGATATACGAGAACACCACGAGTACTACAGACTGTCTGAAAATACAGTTCAACTCGCGAAAGTAAGCAAGTTGCTTTTATCTTTAGAAAAAGGTGCAGATTGTTATAAAGGGAACTCTTTGGAGGAGACTACCTTCAGTacagagggtgagtaaaatgGATTTTTACACTACAGTGAttgtatttaatgtattatatctgtgttttttatgttgctttgatcttgtgacatttcttttATTGTCTGCTTTGCAGAGACCCAAAATGACACAAGGCCTGCTTCCAGATGCCAGCAAGAGCATGAATGCCAAACCACAGAAAAAGGTCAGTACTAAAGAGATCTAGTGGTTAGTTTAGAGGGTTTTTACACTGGGCTTGTTTGCTGCAGTCCAAGTCCGGGTGCGATTGTTCGTGCGAAAGAGTTAAATCACTTTGTTTTGCATCTtagaaataaaactaataagTAAACCTGTTTCTCCTCTTGAATATAGCAATAGAAGATGGAatggcattaaaaaaagaaacatttttattttattattcgtATTGGCTTTgtttatatacagtgggtatggaaagtattcagacccccttaaatttttcactctttgttatattgcagccatttgctaaaatcatttaaagtccctgtaaagtcatttttaaagtatgtgttctgagtttgtcacaccacagaaaaatctgttattaaccacccagccaaatttgaatgattaaaaaatctgcaagtaaatgaaataagttatcaaaatctcgaaaaaataggcagcgctctctgctctcaaacgctgggggcgtgtccgctgtcggcgctgaaaccacgcccactcgcgagagctgccgtctcaacttacttgtctaatgagtcaaacatactgatgtgatgcatataaacaaaagaatcacgttagagggttgcacattttagtagagttactgtggactgcctactaattataacataagcaaactCGGCAATTTACACTCATTGGGCACGTACTGCCGGACTGTTatcgagtcgacaaatgacggtgccgcgagacaggaggatgaaggccgggacgggagagactctgtccggccccatatatcatcggtgatcggtgggacggtaggaaggccgaggcgggagggggccgaggtctgttagtcacattcaccaaaaacagcggattatctgtgaatcccagctgtctgatgaaagtttgtaaaatgatccggtgtagaacgatcactttagaatccttcatatcatcgttttaggaaatttaaataaggagaccgagcatattgtatattataacaaccatgtaatatgcatttgcgtgacgaaggcattactagctaaatgtacaaagggctgtataactgtaatgacactcgagattgagcgggtgaaccgctgtagagaggcggcgccacgctcggtgcgtcatcaacagttatatagtgttaggggaggggctatgctcaggggtccaagtgcgtcatcagacccccgttttagctccgcccaaaaaatcctgagcagagacttggtgaaaaactgtttaacgctctaacttcacaattaagcattacacaattcacagactttgtaatgtgtttcagcaatacatttgtaacatttataaagtgtttagaaagaattctcagaattgactttacagggactttaagttcatttttttcctcattaatgtacacacagcaccccatattgacagaaaaacacagaattgttgacatttttgcagatttattaaaaaagaaaaactgaaatatcacatggttctaagtattcagaccctttgctcagtatttagtagaagcacccttttgatctaatacagccatgagtctttttgggaaagatgcaacaagtttgtcacacctggatttggggatcctctgccattcctccttgcagatcctctccagttctgtcaggttggatggtaaacgttggtggacagccatttttaggtctctccagagatgctcaattgggtttaagtcagggctctggctgggccattcaagaacagtcacagagttgttgtgaagccactccttcgttgttttagctgtgtgcttagggtcaatgtcttgttggaaggtaaaccttcggcccagtctgaggtcctgagcactctggagaaggttttcgtccaggatatccctgtacttggccgcattcatctttccctcgattgcaaccagtcgtcctgtccctgcagctgaaaaacacccccacagcatgatgcttgccaccaccatgcttcactgttgggactgtattggacaggtgatgagcagtgcctggttttctccacacataccgcttagaattaaggccaaaaagttctatcttggtctcatcagaccagagaatcttatttctcaccatcttggcaaactccatgcgggctttcatgtgtcttgcactgaggagaggcttccgtcgggccactctgccataaagccccaactggtggagggctgcagtgatggtttcTTTCTCCCATCTTttgactgcatctctggagctcagccacagtgatctttgggttcttctttccctctctcaccaaggctcttctcccccgatagctcagtttggccggacggccagctctaggaagggttctggtcgtcccaaacgtcttccatttaaggattatggaggccactgtgctcttaggaaccttaagtgcagcagaaatgtttttgtaaccttggccagatctgtgccttgccacaattctgtctctgagctcttcaggcagttcctttgacctcatgattctcatttgctctgacatgcactgtgagctgtaaggtcttatatagacaggtgtgtggctttcctaatccggtccaatcagtataatcaaacacagcaggactcaaatgaaggtgtagaaccatctcaaggatgatcagaagaaatggacagcacctgagttaaatatatgagtgtcacagcaaagggtctgaatacttaggaccatgcgatatttcagtttttctcttttaataaatctgcaaaaatgtcaacaattctgtgtttttctgtcaatatggggtgctgtgtgtacattaatcaggaaaaaaaatgaacttaaatgattttagcaaatggctgcaatataacaaagagtgaaaaatttaagggggtctgaatactttccgtacccactgtaaccTGAATAGGCCAACTGTTAACTGTAGAGGTTTTATTGTGGAGAGCGTAAGGGGAAGTAAAATAGGGCAGTTCATAATttgtttacaaacattataaacagtGCTATATAGGCTGTTTGTAAAAAATTCtactttatttacatttatatacgtcatttacattatttctgaatgtaataataatatgtgaCGTAAACGCAACTCGtcttttttttcaagatttgcTGATTTAAATCCTGCAAGGAGCAATCCACAACCATAGCATCCTGGagtaaaatgttttcttttctaTCATCACTTCTATTCTGTTTTCTATTCCATAGTCACAAAGATATAGTTcaccataaaataaatattctgttatcatttactcacccttgagTTGTCCCAAACCTGCATGTATTTCTTTGTTCAACTGAACATGaaggaagatattctgaagaaactgttttggggcaccattgacttccatagtatttgtTTTCGTACTATGATCCAACACTATTTGGTTACAATCATTTCGAGTATCTGCCCTTTCCAGTGAACATGAGTGCACTGTAATCTCAGACAACCTTTTTCCAGATATTATAATCAAATCCGCAAATTCGCTTGAATAACCAAAACCATAGATCAGTTATCATGATTAGAAgatctggcatctgtcaaatcTTCTCGGATGTATTCTGTCCCCTGGACTAAATTGTTTAAGTTATGACTAAAACAAACCAATTCTATTTATCAACATCTAGTTTTGACATGTGACACTTTAACTTTACACTGTTGTGATCTCCAGATGCCTCAGAGAATGAAGATGAACAACTCTCTACCTCAAAACAACTCTACGTCCAGAAAGTCTGTCCGTCACAAGCGTCACATCTCAGAAACGGGTAAGTGGTCAGTTGAGCAGTTACACATGTTATGTAGAGTCTGTCTATCATCATATCAACATCCAGTTTTGACATGTGATTCAACTGTACACTGTTGTGATCTCCAGATGCCTCAGAGAATGAAGATGATCAACTCTCTACCTCAAAACTACTCTCTAGATCCAGAAAGTCTGTCCGTCGCAAGTGTCACATCTCAGAAACGGGTAAGTGGTCAGTTGAGCAGTTACACATGTTATGTAGAGTCTGTCTATCATCATATCAACATCCAGTTTTGACATGTGATTCAACTGTACACTGTTGTGATCTCCAGATGCCTTGGAGAATGAAGATGAACAACTCTCTACCTCAAAACTACTCTCTAGATCCAGAAAGTCTGTCCGTCGCAAGTGTAACATCTCAGAAACGGGTAAGTGGTCAGTTGAGCAGTTACACATGTTATGTAGAGTCTGTCTATCATCATATCAACATCCAGTTTTGACATGTGATTCAACTGTACACTGTTGTGATCTCCAGATGCCTTGGAGAATGAAGATGAACAACTCTCTACCTCAAAACTACTCTCTAGATCCAGAAAGTCTGTCCGTCGCAAGTGTAACATCTCAGAAACGGGTAAGTGGTCAGTTGAGCAGTTACACATGTTATGTAGAGTCTGTCTATCATCATATCAACATCCAGTTTTGACATGTGATTCAACTGTACACTGTTGTGATCTCCAGATGCCTTGGAGAATGAAGATGAACAACTCTCTACCTCAAAACTACTCTCTAGATCCAGAAAGTCTGTCCGTCGCAAGTGTAACATCTCAGAAACGGGTAAGTGGTCAGTTGAGCAGTTACACATGTTATGTAGAGTCTGTCTATCATCATATCAACATCCAGTTTTGACATGTGATTCAACTGTACACTGTTGTGATCTCCAGATGCCTTGGAGAATGAAGATGAACAACTCTCTACCTCAAAACTACTCTCTAGATCCAGAAAGTCTGTCCGTCGCAAGTGTAACATCTCAGAAACGGGTAAGTGGTCAGTTGAGCAGTTACACATGTTATGTAGAGTCTGTCTATCATCATATCAACATCCAGTTTTGACATGTGATTCAACTGTACACTGTTGTGATCTCCAGATGCCTTGGAGAATGAAGATGATCAACTCTCTACCTCAAAACTACTCTCTAGATCCAGAAAGTCTGTCCGTCGCAAGTGTAACATCTCAGAAACGGGTAAGTGGTCAGTTGAGCAGTTACACATGTTATGTAGAGTCTGTCTATCATCATATCAACATCCAGTTTTGACATGTGATTCAACTGTACACTGTTGTGATCTCCAGATGCCTTGGAGAATGAAGATGAACAACTCTCTACCTCAAAACTACTCTCTAGATCCAGAAAGTCTGTCCGTCGCAAGCGTCACATCTCAGAAACGGGTAAGTGGTCAGTAGAGCAGTTACCCATGttacagtgtttcccacaggatttagTGAGACTGGTGGGTGGCATGAGCACAATTTTGTGCTCTAGTTTGTTTATTAATTGGTTGCATAGACATGAATGTGATggtaacaaataatcaaactacaagcaacagcaCAAATTAATACAGTAGAGCAAAggtacaaataaaataaacagtgatttttcaggtttttcaggtatctaatagtagttttcaggtacagaataaagtattgaataaagcaatcaaatgtaaaatattacatatttgactataaattaaagattaatccttattaaagttacaaaagctttTCAGTCAAGAGCAATGAGTGATTTCGTTGTATTTTGTtggattaacattaaaaacacagaccgTAGTAATATTGGTCTGCTGTCATTTTAAGACACACTGCAAGGATCCAAAATACTGATACTGTGCACATGGgttgtctttcttttttttgtacaagttcacttaagacataacagacTGTCTGCTAGGATATGCTCATCAAGAcaggcatgttgacataatttttgtgcgAATTTGTCTCTTGTAGCGCAAgatttgaaagagaactcaatattAGCGTGCTGTCTGTGACGCTGGTTTTCACATGTGCGCTTCAGATGAGTGCACACACAAGTGTTCACACTCAGTCTTCTGGctcttgaatgtttaaactaaATTCATTTAGCCTTCGCCaatttaaacacagatagcaacgttGTGTGCTGTTCAAGTTTTACCTGCGCTCTCGCTATATCAACACCCAGTGCATACAATACTTGCATTGAacaaagtttacaaagagtgactgttgtgtccatttttttttttactggtcaTCACTGTTGTTGTAATGTATTGGGAAGCCAGAATGCATATCCATAGACCGAAACATTAGCCAAACTCTTTCTGTCTGTTGTAACACCTCAAGCACTTGATTCTTCCTCAAGCACTTGATGTCATGATGCAATTCCTAAAGAAATGCTTTGTCAAGTTTtattacacaaaaaaaatctgccCTTGAGCCGTTTCCATACATAATTGAGTATCACAAATTATATTGTATCTTGCATTTAAATTTTGCCAGTTTACTGCTTACTGTTGTTAAAATTGTCTACTTTAAGAAATATTAGGAAATATCAGAAAACAGCAGCAAAGTAGAGCAGCTCATCTGACAGCACTCATGTAACTGCCTTTGTGACGAAGCCCATGGGTTTGGATTCGGGGCAACTCATTTTGATTGGTCATGCATGCAACATTTTAGGgttcataaacatgacataacgCATGAACCGCATAACAATGTATGAACATCTATAATACGGTTTTGTAGAAAATAAAACTCTCCTAAACTTTGTTCATTTACGCCGTCGTCACCCGGGTGTTGCTAGCGCGCGCGAGAGCAGGCGAGACCTGAACGTCTCACGTTGCtactgtgtttaaactaaactcatttaagccttgccaagTTAAACATTCGAGTGCAAGGCACGAAAGAACTTGgtcgcgctgtgagaagatttgttcactcatccgaagcgcgtgattcttccattcttcttacctttgctgctgctgctacgactcttgtttgtatttgttCCTTCATTGTATGTTCCACATTGTTCTTCTCTCTCacatgtctgaaaataataaatgctcaccaaaatgattttatatgacaataaaacattgtagctcatttatatttgtttaattcacttaaataaatacattttaaaaaagctatttttttttttttaaattgtgggCTGCATTTACATTCGTGACTGGCCGCACGCGGCCCGcgggttgagaaccactgctttagaGCTTCTTGGATCCAGCCCAATTTATTTTCCTAATTGGTAGAACActaaattatattacatattaataaattgcatttattatttttaaatgtgagaAACAATTGCCAATTCTGAATTTGAAATATGTAATATGATATTTTTGTACAAAGCTAATTCTGTCATGTGACACCACATTTATTTGCAATGGAGCCAGTTTTCCAAACTAATTTCCAAATGTTTCCTAAATTGGGGAAAATTTTgtagcattttattattttatttattaattttttttatcaaaacagTCCTTAGATGGAAACCTGGCTAGTGATGGAACCTGTGATTATAGAGTGAG encodes the following:
- the LOC125257220 gene encoding midasin-like; this translates as MLVGASITSENPAKRAMSVYRRDELPLLIMERFKRRMMRLRQHHKRCEERQMKFSRQDGEKRDDDQVGEKRDEDQDGEKRDEDQDGEKRDEDQDGEKRDDDQDGEKRDEDQDGEKRDEDQDGEKRDEERYIEEQSNQGDMDSSDEGIVFIPSAEQSTNDDDYDSEKPKTIRKTIKDTMFQSANEVKIRGKRGKKVPVHGSMEMLNGSRSKVGIDKDNPYVFARKKVQIVIKGTLWRRLPSVQRRPKMTQGLLPDASKSMNAKPQKKMPQRMKMNNSLPQNNSTSRKSVRHKRHISETDASENEDDQLSTSKLLSRSRKSVRRKCHISETDALENEDEQLSTSKLLSRSRKSVRRKCNISETDALENEDEQLSTSKLLSRSRKSVRRKCNISETDALENEDEQLSTSKLLSRSRKSVRRKCNISETDALENEDEQLSTSKLLSRSRKSVRRKCNISETDALENEDDQLSTSKLLSRSRKSVRRKCNISETDALENEDEQLSTSKLLSRSRKSVRRKRHISETGKKAPRRPWSSEEQDAVKRTLGKFFSLRKVPGKVACQSCLDANPVLKSRSWVDIKNLFHNILQTMKRKLAFCRNAV